CCCCACAACTTCACATTGTCAATGGAATGGTGTTTTCTGCAAAAATGGTCAAGTTGTTTCCCTTATTCTCTCTTCTTTATCACTTAAAGGACCCATTTCACCCCACATTGCTTCATTACAAAGTTTAAAAGTCTTGGACTTGGGTAATAATCAGTTGTCAGGCAAGTTACCAATCCAACTCAATGAACTCACTTTGTTAGAAACACTTAAACTTGGTTCAAACTATCTCACAGGAAACATCCCACCTGAACTTGGAAGTTTGACTGAACTAAAGTTACTTGACCTTTCTGGCAATGAACTTACTGGAAAAATCCCACCCCAACTTGGTAAACTTTCTCAGTTGCAAATCTTGGCACTTGGTAACAACCTTCTTTCAGGTTCTCTTTCTGCAAAACTCTTCACAAAGCTTCAATCTTTAACTACTTTTGATGTTTCCAACAACACCCTTTCTGGTACTATTCCacctgaaattgggaaattgagAAACCTTACTGATCTTTACATTGGGCCTAATAAGTTCTCTGGCCAGTTGCCACAAGAAATTGGTGAACTTTCTAAACTCCAGGTTTTTTTGGCTCCTTCTTGTTCACTTGAAGGCCCATTGCCTGAATCTGTCTCAAAGTTGAAATCTTTGAGAAATCTTGACCTTTCTAAGAACCCATTGAAGTGTTCAATCCCAAAAGAGATAGGCAGTCTTGAAAATCTGAGTGTATTGAACCTAGCTTACTCTGAGATCAATGGTTCAATACCTTCTGAGCTTGGAAAGTGTAGAAAATTGACTACTGTTATGCTTTCTTTTAACTCACTCTCTGGTTCTTTACCTGAAGAACTTGCAGAGTTGCCTATAATGACTTTTTCTGCAGAAATGAATCAACTTTCTGGTCCATTGCCTTCTTGGCTTGGAAAATGGGCTCAAATGGATGCATTATTGCTTTCGACTAATCGGTTTTCTGGGAAAATTCCAGCTGAGATTGGGAATTGTTCTATGTTGAGTCATATTAGTCTGAGCAGTAACTTACTGACTGGTGAAATACCTAAGGAGCTTTGCAATGCTGTGGCACTCACAGATATTGATCTTGAGAACAACTTTCTCACAGGCAACATTGAAGACACATTTGTCAAATGTGGTAATCTGACTCAGTTGGTATTAGTAGATAATAGTATTACTGGGGTGATTCCTGAGTATCTATCAGAGCTTCCTTTGATAGTTCTTGAATTGGATTCCAACAATTTGACAGGTCCTATTCCAATGAGTCTCTGGAATTCTGCTTATATAATGGAGTTTTCTGCTGCAAATAACCACTTATGGGGTTCTCTACCTTTGGAGATTGGCAATGCTGTGTCATTGGAGAGGATAGTTCTTAGTAACAATAAGATAAGTGGTGTCATTCCTAAGGAGATAGGTAACTTAACCTCTCTTTCAGTGTTGAACTTGAATTCCAATCTTCTTGAAGGGTTCATTACTGATGAGTTGGGTGAGTGTGTCTCTCTTTCAACATTGGATCTTGGGAATAACAGGCTAAACGGGTCGATTCCGGAGACACTTGTGGATCTGCCTCAGCTACAGTGCTTAGTTCTTTCTCACAATGATCTTAGTGGTGTTATTCCTTCTAACACTTCAAAATATTTCCAGCAAGGTAATATCCCTGATTCAAGTTATGCACAGCATCATGGTGTCTATGATCTGTCTCATAACAAATTGTCTGGACCGATACCGGAAGAACTTGGAAGTTGTGTGGTTATAGTGGATCTTTTGCTCAGCAATAACATGCTATCGGGAGAGATACCACGGTCACTTGCCCGTCTGGTGAACCTCACTACTTTGGACTTAACCGGGAATTTATTGACAGGTACTATCCCAGAGGAATTCGGATACTCACTTAAGCTGCAAGGATTTTATCTGGGGAATAACAAGCTTACAGGATCAATCCCTGAAAGCATTGGCCAAATAAGTAGTTTGGTGAAGCTGAATTTGACTGGAAACATGCTTTCAGGTCCAATATCCTCAAGTTTTGGGAACTTAAATGGGCTGACCCACTTTGACTTGAGCTCAAATAGACTTGATGGTGAACTTCCTCTGTCGCTTTCAAGGTTGGTAAACCTTGTTGGCCTTTATGTTCAGCAGAACAGGCTTTCAGGAAGTTTGGATAAGCTATTCTCAAACTCTGCAGCATGGAGACTTGAAATTGTTAATTTGGGTACTAACTCCTTTACCGGAGACTTGCCAGCATCTTTGGGCAACTTGTCGTACTT
The nucleotide sequence above comes from Lycium barbarum isolate Lr01 chromosome 3, ASM1917538v2, whole genome shotgun sequence. Encoded proteins:
- the LOC132631870 gene encoding leucine-rich repeat receptor protein kinase EMS1, with the translated sequence MATRFLCITAIVFLFCFCVSNAILEEDPERQSLFSFKSSLENPHILSTWTPTTSHCQWNGVFCKNGQVVSLILSSLSLKGPISPHIASLQSLKVLDLGNNQLSGKLPIQLNELTLLETLKLGSNYLTGNIPPELGSLTELKLLDLSGNELTGKIPPQLGKLSQLQILALGNNLLSGSLSAKLFTKLQSLTTFDVSNNTLSGTIPPEIGKLRNLTDLYIGPNKFSGQLPQEIGELSKLQVFLAPSCSLEGPLPESVSKLKSLRNLDLSKNPLKCSIPKEIGSLENLSVLNLAYSEINGSIPSELGKCRKLTTVMLSFNSLSGSLPEELAELPIMTFSAEMNQLSGPLPSWLGKWAQMDALLLSTNRFSGKIPAEIGNCSMLSHISLSSNLLTGEIPKELCNAVALTDIDLENNFLTGNIEDTFVKCGNLTQLVLVDNSITGVIPEYLSELPLIVLELDSNNLTGPIPMSLWNSAYIMEFSAANNHLWGSLPLEIGNAVSLERIVLSNNKISGVIPKEIGNLTSLSVLNLNSNLLEGFITDELGECVSLSTLDLGNNRLNGSIPETLVDLPQLQCLVLSHNDLSGVIPSNTSKYFQQGNIPDSSYAQHHGVYDLSHNKLSGPIPEELGSCVVIVDLLLSNNMLSGEIPRSLARLVNLTTLDLTGNLLTGTIPEEFGYSLKLQGFYLGNNKLTGSIPESIGQISSLVKLNLTGNMLSGPISSSFGNLNGLTHFDLSSNRLDGELPLSLSRLVNLVGLYVQQNRLSGSLDKLFSNSAAWRLEIVNLGTNSFTGDLPASLGNLSYLTFLDLHANSLTGEIPIELGDLVQLEYLDVSGNSLFGHIPETICALPNLGILNFTDNKLEGAIPRNGICQNLSEFSVAGNKDLCGGIVALKCPAKNYAKRSSMFSVWGILSMVAGTILITLTVVIVLRIWFNRSSRKSDFEKSDDSKVDSDDQHLYFLGSSKSKEPLSINVAMFEQPLLKLSLVDVLEATNNFCKTKIVGDGGFGTVYKATLPDGKTVAVKKLNQAKTQGQREFLAEMETLGKVKHRNLVPLLGYCSYGEGKVLVYEYMVNGSLDHWLRNRTGTLDVLDWSKRLKIAVGAARGLAFLHHGFTPHIIHRDIKPSNILLNEDFEAKVADFGLARLISAYETHVSTDIAGTFGYIPPEYGQTWRSTTRGDVYSFGVILLELLTGKEPTGPDFKDVEGGNLVGWVLQKIKKGHSADVLDPTVLDADSKQMMLQTLQIAAICLSDNPANRPPMLHVFKFLKGIKEE